A region from the Camelus ferus isolate YT-003-E chromosome 1, BCGSAC_Cfer_1.0, whole genome shotgun sequence genome encodes:
- the MRPL39 gene encoding 39S ribosomal protein L39, mitochondrial isoform X2: MALGVWGLRLWRAAPGGAGRRLIATSPASQLSPTELIEMQNDLFNKEKNRQLSLTPRTEKIEVKHVGKTDPGTVFVMNKNISTPYSCAMHLSEWYCRKSILALVDGQPWDMYKPLTKSCEIKFLTFKDQDPGEVNKAYWRSCAMLMGCVIERAFKDGYVVSLVRAPEVPVMAGAFCYDVVLDKRLDEWTPTKENLRSFTKDAHALICKDLPFETLEVEAKVALEIFQHNKYKLDFIEEKASQNPERIVKLCRFGDFIDVSEGPLIPRTSVCFQYEVSAVHNLQATQPSLVRRFQGLSLPVHLRAHFTVWNKLLERSRKMVTEDQSKPAEGSATT; the protein is encoded by the exons ATGGCCTTGGGAGTCTGGGGGCTACGGCTCTGGCGGGCCGCCCCCGGCGGGGCTGGCCGGA GACTTATAGCAACATCACCAGCTTCTCAGCTGTCACCGACAGAActgatagaaatgcagaatgacctctttaataaagagaaaaacagacagcTGTCATTAACTCCCCGAACTGAGAAGATTGAAGTTAAACACGTTGGGAAAACTGACCCGGGCACTGTCTTTGTGatgaataaaaacatttcaacTCCGTATAGCTGTGCGATGC ATTTAAGCGAGTGGTACTGCAGGAAGTCCATTCTGGCTCTTGTGGATGGACAGCCTTGGGACATGTATAAGCCTTTGACCAAGTCCTGTGAAATTAAATTTCTTACTTTCAAAGATCAAGATCCAGGAGAAGTAAATAAG GCTTACTGGCGTTCTTGTGCCATGTTGATGGGCTGTGTAATAGAGAGGGCATTCAAAGATGGATATGTGGTCAGTTTGGTCAGAGCTCCAGAAGTTCCTG TGATGGCTGGAGCCTTCTGCTATGATGTAGTTTTGGATAAGAGACTTGATGAGTGGACGCCAACGAAA gagAACCTACGTTCCTTCACAAAAGATGCTCATGCTTTAATTTGTAAAGATCTTCCATTTGAAACTCTGGAAGTTGAAGCAAAAGTGGCATTAGAAATATTTCAACACAACAA GTACAAATTAGATTTCATAGAAGAGAAGGCATCTCAGAACCCTGAGAGAATAGTCAAACTATGCAg ATTTGGTGACTTCATTGATGTGAGTGAGGGCCCTCTTATTCCAAGAACGAGTGTTTGTTTCCAGTATGAAGTATCAGCGGTTCACAATCTTCAAGCCACCCAGCCGAGTCTTGTACGAAGATTCCAGGGTCTGTCTTTACCCGTGCACTTGAGA GCACATTTTACAGTATGGAATAAGCTATTGGAAAGATCTCGGAAAATG GTAACTGAAGATCAAAGTAAGCCTGCAGAGGGAAGTGCAACTACGTAA